The following proteins are co-located in the Neisseria sp. Marseille-Q6792 genome:
- a CDS encoding thiol:disulfide interchange protein DsbA/DsbL, whose protein sequence is MRIKHFLPLLLSVVLSAQAYALTEGEDYIVLDKPVPQQQSGKIEVLEFFGYFCVHCHHFDPLLLKLGKALPSDAYLRTEHVVWQPEMLGLARMAAAVNLSGLKYQANPAVFKAVYEQKVHLEDRTAAGKWALSQKGFDGKKLMRVYDSPEAASAALKMQKLTEQYGIDSTPTVIVGGKYRVIFNNGFDGGIDTIKELVDKVRVERKLSNRSTQK, encoded by the coding sequence ATGAGAATTAAACACTTTTTGCCGTTGCTGTTGTCGGTAGTCTTGTCTGCGCAGGCATATGCCCTGACGGAGGGGGAAGACTATATTGTTTTGGATAAGCCTGTCCCGCAGCAACAATCGGGAAAAATCGAAGTTTTGGAATTTTTCGGCTATTTTTGCGTACATTGCCATCATTTCGACCCCTTGTTATTGAAGCTGGGCAAGGCATTGCCGTCTGATGCCTATTTGAGGACGGAGCACGTGGTCTGGCAGCCTGAAATGCTCGGTCTGGCCAGGATGGCGGCCGCCGTCAATTTGTCGGGTTTGAAATATCAGGCAAACCCTGCTGTGTTTAAAGCAGTTTACGAACAGAAGGTTCATTTGGAAGACAGGACGGCCGCCGGAAAATGGGCTTTGTCTCAAAAAGGCTTTGATGGTAAAAAACTGATGCGCGTTTATGACTCTCCCGAGGCAGCCTCCGCCGCATTAAAAATGCAGAAACTGACGGAACAATATGGTATTGACAGCACACCAACCGTTATTGTCGGTGGGAAATACCGCGTAATCTTTAATAATGGCTTTGATGGTGGAATCGATACCATTAAAGAATTGGTTGACAAAGTCAGGGTAGAACGCAAACTGTCAAACCGTTCTACGCAAAAATAA
- a CDS encoding undecaprenyl-diphosphate phosphatase has protein sequence MDFMIVLKALMMGLVEGFTEFLPISSTGHLIVFGNLVGFHSNHKVFEIAIQLGAVLAVVFEYRQRFSGVLHGLGKDKKANRFVLNLAVAFMPAAVMGLLFGKQIKEYLFNPLSVAVMLVLGGFFILWVEKRQSHTVSKKIDVDALRPVDALMIGIAQVFALIPGTSRSGSTIMGGMLWGIERKTATEFSFFLAVPMMVAATAYDVLKHYRFFTLHDIGLILIGFVAAFVSGLVAVKALLRFVSKKNYIPFAYYRIVFGIAIIILWLSGWISWE, from the coding sequence ATGGATTTTATGATTGTCCTGAAAGCCCTGATGATGGGTTTGGTAGAAGGTTTTACCGAATTCCTGCCTATTTCCAGTACCGGTCATCTGATTGTGTTTGGTAACTTGGTCGGTTTTCACAGCAACCATAAGGTTTTTGAGATTGCTATCCAACTTGGTGCGGTTTTGGCCGTGGTGTTTGAATACCGTCAGCGTTTTTCAGGTGTGTTGCATGGTTTGGGCAAAGACAAAAAAGCCAACCGATTTGTCCTCAATCTTGCCGTCGCTTTTATGCCGGCTGCCGTGATGGGGTTATTGTTCGGCAAACAAATCAAAGAGTATCTGTTTAACCCCTTGAGTGTTGCAGTCATGCTGGTTTTGGGCGGTTTTTTTATTTTGTGGGTAGAAAAACGTCAAAGCCATACGGTGTCTAAAAAAATTGATGTTGATGCACTCCGTCCGGTTGATGCGTTGATGATCGGTATTGCACAGGTGTTTGCCTTGATTCCGGGAACATCCCGTTCAGGCAGTACGATTATGGGCGGGATGCTTTGGGGCATCGAACGGAAAACTGCGACAGAATTCTCGTTTTTCTTGGCTGTGCCGATGATGGTTGCCGCAACAGCTTATGATGTTCTGAAACATTACCGATTTTTCACATTACATGATATCGGTTTGATTTTGATTGGCTTTGTTGCTGCCTTTGTTTCAGGCTTGGTAGCGGTAAAAGCGTTGCTGAGGTTTGTTTCTAAGAAAAATTATATTCCTTTTGCCTATTACCGTATTGTTTTTGGTATTGCCATCATTATATTGTGGCTGTCAGGCTGGATAAGTTGGGAATAA
- a CDS encoding class I SAM-dependent methyltransferase, whose translation MTLPLPSPAAQQSSANLQTLLAEEIKKHRNWIPFSRFMELVLYAPQYGYYTGGSHKIGNNGDFITSPTLTPLFARTLARQLQELLPQTAGNIYEFGAGTGQLAADLLNNLSDGINRYYIIEISPELAARQKDLIQTLAPQAAQKIVHLSALPETFDGIIIGNEVLDAMPVEIIRKDEGGSFEHVGVCLDNDRFTYLARPLHDLQLSALASLYFPKITSPYTSELHPQQYAFIRTLASRLEHGCMIFIDYGFDAAQYYHPQRNQGTLIGHYRHHVIHNPFDFIGLADLTAHVNFTDIAQAGTDAGLDLIGYLPQSHFLLNLGITELLAQTGKTDSAAYIREAAAVQKLIDQHEMGELFKVIAFGKNINIDWTGFCFGDICHKL comes from the coding sequence ATGACCCTCCCCCTACCCTCCCCTGCCGCGCAACAATCCTCAGCCAACCTTCAAACCCTCCTTGCCGAAGAAATCAAAAAGCATAGAAATTGGATTCCATTTTCACGTTTTATGGAGCTGGTTTTATATGCCCCTCAATACGGCTATTACACCGGAGGCAGCCATAAAATCGGTAACAACGGAGATTTTATTACCTCCCCGACCCTTACCCCCCTGTTCGCCCGAACACTGGCGCGCCAACTTCAAGAACTCCTACCCCAAACCGCAGGCAATATCTATGAATTCGGTGCAGGGACCGGTCAACTCGCCGCCGATTTGTTAAACAACCTTTCAGACGGCATTAACCGTTACTACATTATTGAAATATCGCCAGAACTGGCTGCTCGTCAGAAAGACCTGATTCAGACCCTCGCACCTCAAGCCGCCCAAAAAATTGTCCACTTATCTGCACTTCCGGAAACATTTGACGGCATCATCATCGGTAACGAAGTACTCGATGCCATGCCTGTCGAAATCATCCGTAAAGATGAAGGCGGCTCATTCGAGCATGTCGGTGTTTGCCTGGATAATGACCGTTTTACCTATTTGGCACGACCGCTGCACGACTTGCAGCTATCTGCATTGGCTTCCCTCTACTTCCCAAAAATAACTTCCCCCTATACCAGCGAACTACATCCGCAACAATATGCCTTTATCCGCACCCTTGCCTCAAGACTCGAACACGGCTGCATGATATTCATCGACTACGGTTTTGATGCAGCGCAGTATTACCACCCTCAACGTAATCAAGGTACTCTGATCGGACACTACCGACATCACGTTATCCACAATCCTTTTGACTTCATCGGATTGGCCGACCTGACCGCACATGTCAACTTTACCGACATTGCACAAGCAGGGACGGATGCCGGATTAGATTTGATAGGTTACCTTCCCCAATCCCATTTCTTATTGAACCTGGGCATTACCGAGCTGTTGGCGCAGACGGGGAAAACGGATTCGGCAGCCTATATCCGTGAAGCCGCCGCTGTTCAAAAACTAATCGATCAACATGAAATGGGAGAATTGTTTAAAGTCATCGCATTCGGTAAAAATATCAATATCGATTGGACAGGATTTTGTTTCGGCGACATCTGCCACAAACTCTAA
- the mraZ gene encoding division/cell wall cluster transcriptional repressor MraZ, producing MFGGAHELSIDSKGRLAVPAKFRDILSRLYTPAVVVTLESKHKLLMYPVAEWEKVAAQLLNLKVADNPVLRRFQNLLLHNAEILEWDSAGRVLVPAGLRKRVVFDREVVLVGRANRLELWGREQWEAEMVQALDDDPGELAFQLSQTDLQL from the coding sequence ATGTTCGGCGGCGCACATGAATTGAGTATCGACAGTAAAGGGCGGTTGGCGGTTCCTGCCAAATTCCGCGATATTCTGTCGCGCCTCTATACGCCTGCCGTGGTAGTAACGCTTGAGTCGAAGCATAAGCTGTTGATGTATCCTGTTGCAGAGTGGGAAAAGGTTGCGGCGCAACTTTTGAACTTAAAAGTGGCGGATAACCCTGTTTTACGACGGTTTCAAAATCTTTTGCTGCATAACGCGGAAATTTTGGAATGGGATAGTGCCGGTCGGGTATTGGTTCCTGCTGGGCTGAGGAAGAGGGTGGTTTTTGACCGTGAAGTTGTTCTGGTCGGGCGGGCCAACCGTTTGGAGCTTTGGGGTCGTGAGCAGTGGGAGGCCGAAATGGTTCAGGCTTTGGACGACGATCCTGGCGAACTTGCCTTCCAGTTGAGTCAGACGGATTTGCAATTGTGA
- the rsmH gene encoding 16S rRNA (cytosine(1402)-N(4))-methyltransferase RsmH, protein MSETESYRHITVLLHEAVDALAVREDGVYVDGTFGRGGHSRLILSRLGDAGRLIVFDKDPQAIAVAEELARSDKRVSVVHGGFASFQTALDDLGIGDVDGALFDLGVSSPQIDDAVRGFSFRFDAPLDMRMDTTRGMSAAEWIAVASEQDLHEVIKNYGEERFSRQIARAIVAQRAESPIDTTGKLAKIAAENVRTRERGQDPATRTFQAVRIFINRELEEVEAVLPQVMCRLKEGGRLAVIAFHSLEDRIVKQFVRKYSQHAPLPRWAAVREADLPEPPLKAVGKAVKPCEEETVVNPRARSAVLRVAERTVGPIPGR, encoded by the coding sequence GTGAGTGAAACAGAAAGTTACCGGCATATTACGGTTTTGCTGCATGAGGCTGTAGATGCGCTTGCCGTGCGCGAGGATGGTGTTTATGTGGACGGTACGTTCGGCAGGGGAGGGCATTCCCGGCTGATTTTGTCGCGGTTGGGCGATGCGGGGCGGTTGATTGTTTTCGATAAAGACCCGCAGGCGATTGCTGTGGCAGAAGAGCTGGCGCGTTCGGACAAACGGGTCAGTGTCGTGCATGGAGGCTTTGCTTCTTTTCAGACGGCATTGGATGATTTGGGTATCGGTGATGTGGATGGCGCATTATTTGATTTGGGTGTTTCGTCCCCGCAAATCGATGATGCGGTTCGCGGTTTCAGCTTCCGTTTCGATGCTCCTTTGGATATGCGTATGGATACGACGCGCGGGATGTCTGCCGCAGAGTGGATAGCGGTTGCGTCGGAGCAGGATTTGCACGAGGTGATTAAGAATTATGGTGAAGAGCGGTTTAGCCGCCAGATTGCGCGAGCCATTGTTGCGCAACGGGCGGAAAGTCCAATCGATACAACCGGCAAGTTGGCGAAGATTGCGGCGGAAAACGTCCGTACTCGTGAGCGGGGGCAAGATCCTGCAACACGTACCTTCCAGGCGGTCCGCATCTTTATTAACCGTGAGCTCGAAGAGGTAGAGGCAGTATTGCCGCAGGTGATGTGCCGTCTTAAAGAGGGGGGGCGCTTGGCAGTTATCGCGTTCCATTCTTTGGAAGATCGGATTGTGAAGCAGTTTGTCAGGAAATATTCCCAACACGCACCCTTGCCGCGTTGGGCTGCAGTAAGGGAAGCTGATTTGCCAGAGCCGCCCCTGAAGGCTGTAGGTAAGGCCGTTAAGCCCTGCGAGGAAGAGACGGTTGTCAATCCGAGGGCGAGAAGTGCGGTTTTGCGTGTGGCGGAACGGACTGTCGGCCCGATACCGGGACGATAA
- the ftsL gene encoding cell division protein FtsL — MNKLNFLLLIAVCISAFSVVIQQNQYRLNFTALYKAKKQEIALEQNYAQLRLQQARLANHEAIRSAAEKQNLRPPVSGNTFMVEHQK; from the coding sequence ATGAATAAATTGAATTTTCTTCTTCTGATTGCGGTTTGTATTTCGGCTTTTTCCGTAGTGATTCAGCAAAACCAGTACAGGCTTAACTTTACAGCTTTGTATAAGGCGAAAAAGCAGGAAATCGCTTTGGAGCAGAACTATGCGCAACTAAGGCTGCAACAGGCGCGGTTGGCGAATCATGAAGCGATTAGGTCGGCGGCAGAAAAACAAAATCTCCGTCCGCCGGTTTCAGGTAATACCTTTATGGTGGAACATCAAAAATAG
- a CDS encoding penicillin-binding protein 2, which yields MLIKSEYKPRMLSKEEQVKKPLTSDGRISFVLLAMAVLFAGLIVRGLYLQTVTYNFLKDQGDNQIVRTQVLPATRGTIEDRNGAVLALSAPTESLYAVPKDMEEMPTAAQLEHLSELIDVPVDVLRSKLDQKNKSFIWIKRQLDHKLAEEVEALGLKHFAFQKELKRHYPMGNLFAHVIGFTDIDGKGQEGLELSREDSLRGEDGAKVVLRDNKGNIVDSLDSPRNSVPKNGQDMILSLDQRIQTLAYDELNKAVAYHKARVGTVVVLDAQTGEILALVNSPAYDPNQPGQANSEQRRNRAVTDMIEPGSVMKPFTIAKALDSGKVDATDTFNTLPYKIGPATVQDTHVYPTLDVRGIMQKSSNVGTSKLSAMFTPKEMYDFYHDLGVGVRMHSGFPGESAGVLRDWRKWRPIEQATMSFGYGLQLSLLQLARAYTVLTHDGELLPVSFEKQAVAPKGKRVIKASTAKKVRELMVSVTEPGGTGTVGAVDGFDVGAKTGTTRKLVNGRYVVNKHVATFIGFAPAKNPRVIVAVTIDEPTANGYYGGVVVGPVFKQVMGGSLNILGVSPTKPLTNVAAVKTPS from the coding sequence ATGTTGATTAAGAGCGAATATAAGCCCCGGATGCTTTCTAAGGAAGAGCAGGTTAAAAAACCGTTGACCAGTGACGGGCGGATTAGTTTCGTCTTGCTGGCGATGGCGGTTTTGTTTGCCGGTTTGATAGTTCGTGGCTTGTATCTTCAAACAGTAACGTATAACTTCTTAAAAGATCAGGGTGATAACCAGATTGTACGGACTCAGGTGTTGCCGGCTACACGCGGTACGATTGAGGACAGGAACGGTGCGGTTTTGGCATTGAGTGCACCTACAGAATCTCTGTATGCCGTTCCCAAAGATATGGAGGAGATGCCGACTGCGGCGCAATTGGAACATCTTTCCGAGCTTATCGATGTTCCGGTCGATGTTTTAAGGAGCAAACTTGATCAGAAAAACAAATCGTTTATCTGGATCAAGCGTCAGCTCGACCACAAGCTTGCCGAAGAGGTGGAAGCCTTAGGTTTGAAACATTTTGCATTTCAAAAAGAATTAAAACGCCATTACCCGATGGGCAACCTTTTTGCACATGTCATCGGATTTACCGATATTGACGGCAAAGGTCAGGAAGGTTTGGAGCTTTCCCGTGAAGACAGCCTGCGCGGTGAAGATGGTGCGAAAGTTGTATTACGTGACAACAAAGGCAATATCGTAGACAGCCTCGATTCTCCACGCAACAGCGTGCCTAAAAACGGCCAAGACATGATTTTGTCTTTGGATCAGCGTATTCAAACGCTGGCGTATGACGAGTTGAACAAGGCTGTGGCTTATCACAAAGCCAGAGTGGGTACAGTTGTGGTATTGGATGCACAAACTGGCGAGATTTTGGCTTTGGTCAACAGCCCGGCTTACGATCCGAATCAGCCGGGTCAAGCCAATAGTGAACAGCGCCGTAACCGTGCCGTAACCGATATGATTGAACCCGGTTCTGTCATGAAGCCGTTTACCATTGCCAAAGCATTGGATTCCGGCAAAGTGGATGCAACCGATACGTTCAACACCCTGCCTTACAAAATCGGTCCGGCTACCGTGCAGGATACCCACGTTTATCCTACTTTGGATGTGCGCGGCATTATGCAAAAATCTTCCAACGTCGGTACCAGTAAACTTTCTGCCATGTTTACGCCTAAAGAAATGTACGATTTCTATCATGATTTAGGTGTGGGCGTGCGCATGCATTCCGGCTTTCCGGGGGAAAGCGCGGGCGTGTTGCGCGATTGGCGGAAATGGCGGCCTATCGAACAGGCAACCATGTCTTTCGGTTACGGCCTGCAATTAAGCCTGTTGCAATTGGCGCGTGCCTATACTGTCTTGACCCATGACGGCGAATTGTTGCCGGTCAGCTTTGAAAAACAAGCGGTTGCGCCTAAAGGCAAGCGCGTCATCAAAGCCTCTACTGCAAAAAAAGTGCGCGAGTTGATGGTTTCCGTTACTGAACCCGGCGGTACGGGTACGGTGGGTGCGGTAGATGGTTTCGACGTCGGCGCAAAAACCGGTACGACGCGTAAGTTGGTCAACGGGCGTTACGTCGTTAACAAACACGTTGCCACTTTCATCGGTTTTGCACCTGCCAAAAATCCCCGTGTGATTGTGGCGGTAACCATCGACGAACCGACTGCAAACGGTTACTACGGCGGCGTAGTGGTAGGTCCGGTCTTCAAGCAAGTCATGGGCGGCAGCCTGAACATCTTGGGCGTTTCCCCGACCAAACCTTTGACCAATGTTGCAGCCGTCAAAACACCGTCTTAA